The DNA window ACCTATATCATAATTGGAGCTCTAGATAGCAATTTGTTGGAGTTATCACACAAACTCCATTGATGCACAAGAagcttgaagaagatgaaattaatgagagagaaaagagagagatcTTAAAAAACTTTGTAACTAACTTTCAATCTCAAGGTTATGAATAAAATGAATATTCTCTTACAAACATAAACTGGCTTTCAGTTTTTATACAATCAAAATGCAACTAAATGAAACTCAAATGTTAATTAAATGCAAATGCTAAATTGGAATTTCATCTAACAAAGATTACTCATCAGAACCTCTAAATTGCTATGATTGAAAATTATTTGGATGTTGAATGTTTGTTGTTGATTGATAAAggagaaaaatatttaaaatttatgtatcttgttattgttgttggtgactaatgaacaagaaagaagaaaaatatttgataaaaaaaattacatgttcttgttgttatttggtgaagaagaagaaaataactcAAATACTATATTGGTTAGAGATATTTTTAGTTAGAACTTACTTAATAATAAGCATATTTGCAAAATTATCTTTAATTATTATTCTGTGTTAGATGTGCAGAATGTGACATTTAACATATTAGTATTTGTTGTTTAAAATAATAGTTAAATAAAGTAGTTAGACTTAAGAGATTATCTTAATCTAATATTGtataattttattgtatttttaattaaaatgatatatattaatattgttaattttttatgTCTCAAATTAAATTAATGGTCTTCTTTATCAAAAACACCACTAGTTTTTTATTGTGATTGTCAATGTATAATAAGTCAATTTTGTTGGTTTGAATTAAGATATAAACCATGAAATTTTAACTCTGAGATATTGtttctatgtttttgttttgGTGTAATTTTTTCAATTGGATGAGTAGTTTTTCAATTCCATGCGAAGTGGTTTAATTGCTCAAGATGAAGAATCAAAGAAGAAACATTTTGAGCAAGTAGAAGAAGTGTTTATGAGGTTGGAAGATGTGATCAATAAGCGCAATAATGAAGGAATGGAGTTTTTTGGAGGAGATAAAATTGGATTTATTGATATTGGTTTTGGATGCTTTATAAGTTGGGTTTGGGCAacagagaaaataaaagaaatcaagTTGCTTGATGAAGGTAAGACTCCTGCTTTGGTTAAATGGGTTGAAGCTTTTTCTGCTCATCCTGCAGTAAAGGGAGTTATACCAGAAACTAATAAACTTGTGGAGTTTGTAAAGGATTTTGTGCAAAGTTTGGTTGATGCTTCCCCTAAGTAATTGGGAATGTGAGATAATTTTACTTTTCAAAATTGTTATCTAAAGTCCTTTATGTTCCCTACCTTAATCTCAAGTTATTTAGGACTTGCATGATTGGCTTGTATgtaataattgaaataaatacatctttaaatataaataaattaataatgtttTCCAAAATTGtacttataataatatattaatcagAATATATTAATTTGTTTTGGGGAGTTATATTGGTTGGACAAATACATTAGCTCTTAACTGCGATATGTAACTTCAGTTGTAACTAACGAAAGATAATTTTGATGTCATGTGCTCCATACAATTGCTACTTTCATTAAGGTGTCTTAGGGATCATTAGTGGATAAGCATGACATTGTTAACACAACTGACTAGGAGATAGATAGTGACATCTATTTGGGTTgaatattttgtatataagtcACAATGATATGAATATGTTGGAGCTTCTAGATGTCTGGTAGACGTGTTAATTTTTCAGGGATGATCTCAAGGTATATTATTGTAATGTGTCACTTTTATTGCTTTGAGGTGAACACCTCGGTCCATGAGACTTTGGGTTTTTCTATTACGCGTGttattgacttctttggtggacAATTCATAATAAGTTTTGATTGAGTTATTTACGCTTATATAATTTCATAAGTCCCCTTAGACTCTTACACTAAAAGGTTTTAAGTTTTAAAAAGTAAACATTATTTTGAGATGGAATTTTTATGAGCTATGGTGCAAATGTGTAATATTAATGTGCTACCCATGATCCCCTAGACTTGTAGCCCAGGCTTGAAAAGTAATTGAAGATGTTTTTACAAACTTACAACATCATATGCATGTTCTTGTGACTTATGTTGAGACATGTGTACATGTTGTGTTGATTCGTGTGAATGAAATAATGATGTGACTAATACTTTTTGAGACACGATTATGATTTTTGGGTCTATTGATTTCTTATgatcattttatttcaattactaaatacataacttttgaaattttttatgtaACATTGACATTACTCAATATTCACTTCCTAATTTCTAATTTGGACCATTTATGGTTCACACTTTCTTTCAAACCTTTAATTTTTTTACATTTCCTTCATCGTGCACTtagttttgtttttgtgtttgtttagGTACACTAGATTTCTTCTCCTTATTCCTATATGTGTTGTTTTAAGATAGTCGGCTTTAGTGTAGTTGATTTGGTTGATTATGAAAATAACGATTATAATTTATAACCCCACAATTGAGATTGTATTCTCTGAGGAATGGACAAAGGTCATCATCTTATATACTTATTTAGATAGACACAAGGTTAGGTTATGATCTTATGTACTTATATACATTGCCTAGTAAGAAACATCGTGATAAATATTTGAGATGGTACTTAGTGTGCTTGGATAATTTTCCCATTAAATCATTTGTTGTCTCATCCTATTCCCAAGGGCAAGAATCATTTCTCCGACTTCCATGTAGCTCATTGTAAGGATGAATATAGAGTTTTTTTTAGCAAGGGTAGTGGGAAGGAATTATATAATTTTTCTAATTCATCAGGTTTTATTTAGTAGGATTAATCTTTGTCTACCATTCATCTAGTTCGATTCTTATTTGATGTGTTGTTTAAATGTCGCTTTTTCCCCTTTCTTCCCTAATAGTTGGTTGTATATTAGGTCTTTCAAGTTAGTGAGAAAAAATTGGAGTATGCCTTTTAATACAgtttttttcttctacttttgtACCTTTAAGATTGGGGGTAAACTGATCTCAAGCAACAAACATGTAATCATTTCAAAACGTGTAGATTCCGCTTTACAAAAAATGAGTTCAATTGAACACACCCTTCAGATTGTTCTAGCCCATATCCTCAACTTTTGTTTGGATCTGCACGTTATCAGAAATAGACAAAATGATCTATTAGTCTAATAGTGACCTAGCAGAGTCTTTTGGATCCTTGTGTTGACCTACTTTAGAGTCTGAGTCTTTAGAGTCTATACCTTTATAGATTGACTTTCTTCAGAGTTTGGTCTTCAGAAGTTGACCTCCTTTAGAATTTGGATCTTCAGGTCCTGATTCTTTAGATTATGGATCTTTTAGCTTCTTTATAAATGTTCATTGTCAATACCAGTACAAAGCTTATATACGAAATTTTAGTCTATGGTCATGCACACTTGAACATATATTAGTATATCCAATTgttctttaaataattttaatcatCAAAACCTTAGAGATATGGTACAAACCAATTTTTTCCAACACTTTTGACACATCGCAAGAAGAAAGTTTGAGAATAACTCCTTTGGTTGAAACAAGAATAAAGGGTTTGCAAACTTTGCAACCTCATCGGAAGGCTTCAAGAACAATAACTACAATAGCTAAACTACCTCCTGAGCCAAAAGTCATCAAAACACCTAGATTTGGGAAAGAAAGACTACCTCCACCTTTCCCCCCCAAAGAAtaataaaggaaaaaaataaaaacaacttggAAAATTCATGGAGATTACGAAGCAGCTTCACATTAACATACCTTTGATTGAAGTTGTACTTGTCAAAAAGTATAAGAGTGCATGGTATCCCTACGCGGGTAGGGGATAACCAGAGGCCTTAGTAATTTATGGTGATGTAACACTTGCTGAAGATGTTGAATAACCGTGTTAGGTGGTATTTTCGGTTATGGAAAGAGAAAGCTTACTTGAGGTAAGAATCTTTGTGTTTATGTGTAGTTGTGAGTATTTTATGATCTCCCTCTTACCCTTGAGAGTAAGGATTTTATAGAGGCTCTTGGGCCTAGGGTTTCCTTGAAAATTATAATGGCCCACTCAGTCAGTAGTGGATCGTTGAATCCCTATTTCCTAGGAAGACGTGGATCAGGCTATTCGAGTCTAACTTTTCTCTAATCGAGGAACGTCATTTCCCATGATTCCCCTTACAGGGCGAGTTGGGAGCACAAAGGGGTGATTTAACCATAATGGAAGACAACATTTGAGCGTCTCCCCCTGGGGGCTCCAACTCTCTCGCCCTTACTAGGCCTTTGAAAAATATATCACACTGTCTCTCAAGCACAAGAGCTTTGGTAAAGAGCGAGGTGCTTTGAACGCTAAAGCATTGGGAGCATCCATATAGAGAACCTTATTTTGCAGGTAAAAGACCTTTAATTAAGACATCAActtttgatgatgaaaactaAGAACGACTAATGATAagtctgtagcaacctgccctaaaattaaacgtttagagtcgccacctattctgaagggcgaataggaaaccctacgcagtttaaagattcggggtaagttattataatcaggttgagggaaggtgttaggcaccctcaaccctttcctaaggtttgcattataaagtTGAGGTTTATGGgtaaaataaagaaagatgacagacagttaatagagttaaaggctaattattatgaacatgattagagttttgaggaggggactcgccttgttgccaagtgcctacgtatctccttatggagaatcagagtcaacgtagttcgggcacagggttgtacgcctttgaatttgatatgatatggtttgaaggtttttttgaatggcctatcgcagttgttgaaatacgaagttcgcaaggtattttgaattaccttatcttagttgtgaacatcgcagtgttgaagagatgaattttgtagttccgtggtttagtgtgttttcgatggcgtacaaccctggtttaatatgtcaccgttagttgcgatgatcaatagatttgatcattatagttaacggattaaataatgtattgctggttattctgaccgatagattcagTCGTCATGAGCAGCAAATGAAGTGTATTTTAAtctta is part of the Vicia villosa cultivar HV-30 ecotype Madison, WI linkage group LG2, Vvil1.0, whole genome shotgun sequence genome and encodes:
- the LOC131651586 gene encoding glutathione S-transferase U17-like, which translates into the protein MATTNELKLLGCWFSPFTCRVQIALNIKGLDYDNIVESYYPKSDLLLHSNPVYKKIPVFSHGDKIICESPIIVEYIDEVWKDNGAPSILPSNAFDRAMARFWVAYIDDKFFNSMRSGLIAQDEESKKKHFEQVEEVFMRLEDVINKRNNEGMEFFGGDKIGFIDIGFGCFISWVWATEKIKEIKLLDEGKTPALVKWVEAFSAHPAVKGVIPETNKLVEFVKDFVQSLVDASPK